One genomic window of Equus caballus isolate H_3958 breed thoroughbred chromosome 6, TB-T2T, whole genome shotgun sequence includes the following:
- the MBD6 gene encoding methyl-CpG-binding domain protein 6 isoform X2: MNGGNESSGADRAGGPVATSVPIGWQRCVREGAVLYISPSGTELSSLEQTRTYLLSDGTCKCGLECPLNVPKVFNFDPLAPVTLGGAGVGPASEEDMTKLCNHRRKAVAMATLYRSMETTCSHSSPGEGASPQMFHTVSPGPPSARPPCRVPPTTPLNGGPGSLPPEPPSVPQAFPPLAGPGGLFPPPRLPDPVPAGGSSSPCFLPRGNAPSPAPPPPPAISLNAPSYSWGAALRSSLVPPDLGSPPAPHASSSPPSDSPLFHCSDALTPSPLPPSNNLPGPPGPPGPATQPPVSSATMHLPLVLGPLGGAPTVDGPGAPPFLASSLLSAAAKAQHPPLPPPSTLQGRRPRAQAPSASHSSPRPSQRRPRRPPTVLRLLEGGGPQAPRRTRPRAPAPVPQAFPLPEPSQPILPSVLSLLGLPTPGPSHSDGSFNLLGSDAHLPPPPTLSSGSPPQPRHPIPPSLPGTTSGSLSSVPGAPAPPAASKAPLVPSPVLQSPSEGLGLGAGPACPLPPLAGGEAFPFPSPEQGLALSGAGFPGMLGALPLPLSLGQPPPSPLLSHGLFGVLAAGGGQPPPEPLLPPPGGPGPPLAPGEPEGPSLLVASLLPPPPSDLLPPPSAPPSNLLASFLPLLALGPTAGDGEGSTEGAGGPSGETFSGLGDLPPLLFPPLSAPPTLIALNSALLAASLDPPSGTPPQPCVLSAPQPGPPTSSVTTATTDPGASSLGKAPSNSGRPPQLLSPLLSASLLGDLSSLTSSPGTLPSLLQPPGPLLSGQLGLQLLPGGGAPPPLSEAPGPLACLLQSLQIPPEQPEAPCLAPESPTSALEPEPARPPLSALAPPHGSPDPPVPELLTGRGSGKRGRRGGGGLRGINGEARPGRGRKPGSRREPGRLALKWGSRGGFNGQMERSPRRTHHWQHNGELAEGGAEPKDPSPPGPHSEDLKSVFSQVAPGVVRKSRRGRRRKYNPTRNSSSSRQDITLDPSPTTRAAVPLPPRARPGRPAKNKRRKLAP, translated from the exons ATGAATGGGGGCAATGAGAGCAGTGGAGCAGACAGAGCTGGGGGCCCTGTGGCCACATCTGTCCCCATCGGCTGGCAGCGCTGTGTTCGAGAGGGTGCTGTGCTCTATATCAG CCCAAGTGGCACAGAGCTGTCTTCCTTGGAGCAAACCCGGACCTACCTCCTCAGCGATGGAACCTGCAAGTGTGGTCTGGAGTGTCCACTTAATGTCCCCAAG GTTTTCAACTTTGACCCTTTGGCCCCGGTGaccctgggtggggctggggtggggccagcaTCAGAGGAGGACATGACCAAGCTGTGCAACCACCGGCGGAAAGCCGTTGCCATGGCAACTCTGTACCGCAGCATGGAGACCACCTGCTCACACTCTTCTCCTG GAGAGGGAGCGAGCCCCCAAATGTTCCacactgtgtccccagggcccccCTCTGCCCGCCCTCCCTGTCGAGTCCCTCCTACAACTCCACTTAATGGGGGTCCTGGCTCCCTTCCTCCAGAACCTCCCTCAGTTCCACAGGCCTTCCCCCCTCTAGCAGGCCCTGGGGGGCTCTTCCCACCGCCCAGGCTTCCTGACCCAGTCCCCGCTGGAGGCAGCAGTAGTCCTTGTTTCCTCCCAAGGGGCAATGCCCCCTCTCCagctccacctcctccccctgctATCAGCCTCAATGCTCCCTCATACAGCTGGGGAGCTGCCCTCCGATCCAGCCTGGTGCCCCCTGACCTGGGTTCTCCTCCAGCTCCCCATGCATCCTCCTCACCACCTTCAGACTCTCCTCTCTTCCACTGTAGTGATGCCTTAAcaccctctcctctgcccccaaGCAATAATCTCCCTGGTCCCCCTGGCCCCCCTGGTCCTGCCACTCAGCCACCAGTGTCTTCAGCCACTATGCACCTGCCCCTGGTCCTGGGACCCCTGGGAGGGGCCCCCACGGTGGACGGGCCTGGGGCACCCCCCTTCCTTGCTAGCAGCCTACTCTCTGCAGCGGCCAAGGCACAGCATCCCCCACTCCCCCCTCCCAGCACTTTACAGGGCCGAAGGCCCCGTGCCCAGGCGCCCTCAGCTTCCCACTCATCACCCCGTCCCTCTCAGCGTCGTCCCCGCCGACCCCCAACTGTACTGCGATTGCTAGAAGGGGGAGGCCCTCAAGCCCCTAGACGGACCCGTCCTCGGGCCCCTGCTCCTGTGCCCCAAGCCTTTCCTCTCCCTGAGCCATCCCAACCCATTCTCCCTTCTGTGCTGTCCCTGCTGGGACTCCCCACCCCTGGCCCTTCCCACTCTGATGGAAGCTTTAACCTTTTGGGGTCAGATGcacacctgccccctcccccaaccctctcCTCAGggagccctccccagcccaggcaTCCCATCCCGCCCTCCCTGCCTGGGACCACCAGTGGCAGCCTCAGCAGTGTGCCAG gtgcccctgcccctccagctgCCTCCAAAGCCCCCCTAGTCCCCAGCCCTGTGCTTCAAAGCCCATCTGAAGGGCTCGGGCTGGGGGCGGGCCcagcctgccctctgcctcccctgGCTGGTGGGGAGGCTTTCCCTTTCCCCAGCCCTGAGCAGGGCCTGGCGCTGAGTGGAGCTGGCTTCCCTGGGATGCTAGGGGCCTTGCCTCTTCCTCTGAGTCTGGGGCAGCCTCCACCTTCTCCATTGCTCAGCCATGGTTTATTTGGTGTGCTGGCTGCGGGAGGGGGACAACCTCCCCCTGAGCCCCTGCTACCCCCACCAGGGGGACCTGGCCCTCCCCTAGCCCCAGGCGAGCCCGAAGGGCCTTCACTTTTGGTGGCTTCCCTGCTTCCACCACCCCCCTCAGACCTTCTTCCACCCCCTTCCGCCCCTCCTAGCAACCTCCTCGCCTCTTTCCTGCCCCTGTTGGCCCTGGGCCCCAcagctggggatggggagggatcTACAGAGGGAGCTGGGGGTCCAAGTGGGGAGACATTTTCAGGTTTGGGAGACCTGCCCCCCCTACTGTTCCCCCCACTTTCAGCCCCCCCCACCCTCATAGCTTTAAATTCTGCGCTGCTGGCTGCCAGCCTGGATCCCCCCTCGGGGACGCCCCCCCAG CCCTGTGTCCTGAGTGCCCCCCAGCCTGGACCACCTACCTCCAGTGTCACCACGGCAACTACTGACCCGGGGGCCTCCTCTCTGGGCAAGGCCCCCTCCAACTCAGGGAGACCCCCTCAACTCCTTAGCCCTCTGCTGAGTGCCAGCCTGCTGG GTGACCTGTCTTCGCTGACCAGCAGCCCTGGAACCCTCCCCAGCCTGTTGCAGCCTCCTGGCCCTCTTCTCTCTGGCCAGTTGGGGCTGCAGCTCCTCCCTGGGGGGGGAGCTCCTCCACCCCTCTCAGAGGCTCCTGGTCCCCTGGCCTGCCTGCTACAGAGTCTCCAG ATCCCTCCAGAGCAGCCAGAAGCCCCCTGTCTGGCCCCTGAGAGCCCGACCTCAGCCCTGGAACCGGAGCCTGCCCGGCCTCCCCTCAGTGCCTTAGCCCCACCCCATGGTTCTCCCGACCCCCCAGTCCCTGAGCTGCTCACTGGGAGGGGGTCAGGGAAACGGGGccggaggggaggagggggactTCGGGGCATTAATggtgaggccaggccaggccgggGACGAAAGCCTGGCAGCCGGCGGGAGCCTGGCCGACTGGCCCTCAAATGGGGGTCACGTGGTGGCTTCAATGGACAAATGGAACGGTCCCCAAGAAGGACCCACCACTGGCAGCATAATGGGGAGCTGGCTGAAGGGGGTGCTGAGCCCAAGGATCCATCCCCTCCTGGGCCCCATTCTGAGGACCTTAAG TCCGTCTTTTCCCAGGTGGCCCCGGGGGTAGTCAGAAAGTCTCGTCGTGGCAGGAGGAGAAAATACAA CCCTACGCGGAACAGCAGTAGCTCCCGCCAGGACATTACCTTGGACCCCAGCCCCACAACCCGC GCGgctgtccctctgcctccccgGGCCCGCCCTGGCCGTCCTGCCAAAAACAAGAGGAGGAAACTGGCCCCATAG